In a genomic window of Tachysurus vachellii isolate PV-2020 chromosome 13, HZAU_Pvac_v1, whole genome shotgun sequence:
- the map1lc3cl gene encoding microtubule-associated proteins 1A/1B light chain 3C, whose amino-acid sequence MAPFEKSMEVMPFKQRKCLATRKDEVCTIRSKFPNKLPVIVERCVREKRLPLLDKTKFLVPHELTIGQFLCLLRSKIALEASQALYLLISGKNMCSMTASMAEVYSQHRDTDGFLYMTYASQDMFG is encoded by the exons ATGGCACCATTCGAGAAGTCCATGGAAGTGATGCCCTTCAAGCAAAGGAAGTGCTTAG CAACAAGAAAAGATGAAGTCTGCACAATTCGCTCCAAGTTCCCCAACAAATTACCA GTCATCGTTGAACGTTGCGTCCGGGAGAAGCGTCTTCCTCTTTTGGACAAAACTAAATTTTTGGTCCCACATGAGCTTACAATTGGTCAGTTTCTGTGTCTGCTCAG GAGTAAGATAGCACTGGAAGCATCCCAGGCTCTGTACCTGCTGATCTCAGGAAAAAACATGTGCTCCATGACAGCCAGCATGGCGGAAGTATATTCtcagcacagagacacagacggCTTCCTCTACATGACCTATGCCTCCCAGGATATGTTTGGCTGA
- the ehd1a gene encoding EH domain-containing protein 1a, which produces MFSWSKGNGKKEPELFQNVSEGLKRLYRHKLFPLEDTYRFHDFHSPALEDADFDNKPMVLLVGQYSTGKTTFIRHLMEQDFPGMRIGPEPTTDSFIAVMHGDQEGIIPGNALVVDPKKPFRKLNAFGNAFLNRFMCAQLRNPVLESISIIDTPGILSGEKQRISRGYDFAAVLEWFAERVDRIILLFDAHKLDISDEFSEVIKALKNHEDKMRVVLNKADQISTQQLMRVYGALMWSLGKIINTPEVVRVYIGSFWAQPLLVPDNRKLFEAEEQDLFRDIQSLPRNAALRKLNDLIKRARLAKVHAYIITSLKKEMPSMFGKDNKKKELIANLGAIYEKVEKEHNISPGDFPNLKKMQDLLASQDFAKFPALKPKLLEAVEDMLANDIAKLMALVRQEEAAMPCQSVKGGAFEGTMNGPFGHGYGEGAGEGIDELEWVVARDKPSYDEIFYTLSPINGKVSGNAAKKEMLKSKLPNTVLGKIWSLADVDKDGFLDDEEFALANHLIKVKLEGYELPAKLPNHLVPPSKRRQEQE; this is translated from the exons ATGTTTAGCTGGTCCAAAGGGAACGGGAAGAAGGAGCCGGAGCTTTTTCAAAATGTCTCCGAGGGGCTGAAGCGCCTGTACCGCCACAAGCTCTTCCCTTTAGAGGACACCTACCGCTTCCACGACTTCCACTCCCCGGCCCTGGAGGATGCCGACTTCGATAATAAGCCCATGGTGCTTCTGGTCGGTCAGTATTCCACCGGAAAAACGACCTTCATCCGGCACCTGATGGAGCAGGATTTCCCCGGGATGCGAATAGGACCAGAGCCCACTACGGATTCCTTCATAGCGGTGATGCACGGCGATCAGGAGGGGATCATACCGGGCAACGCGCTGGTGGTGGACCCGAAAAAACCCTTCAGAAAACTCAACGCATTCGGAAACGCGTTCCTCAACAG GTTTATGTGCGCACAGCTGAGGAACCCTGTTCTAGAGAGTATCAGTATCATCGATACCCCAGGCATCCTGTCGGGGGAGAAACAGAGGATAAGCCGAG GTTATGACTTCGCTGCTGTACTCGAGTGGTTTGCCGAGCGAGTGGACCGCATCATCCTGCTCTTTGATGCCCACAAGCTGGACATCTCAGACGAGTTCTCTGAGGTCATAAAAGCCTTAAAGAACCACGAGGACAAGATGCGCGTCGTTTTGAACAAAGCCGACCAAATCAGCACGCAGCAGCTGATGAGGGTGTACGGTGCCCTCATGTGGTCGTTAGGGAAGATCATTAACACCCCAGAAGTGGTGCGGGTCTACATTGGCTCGTTCTGGGCGCAGCCTCTCCTTGTCCCAGATAACAGGAAGCTGTTTGAGGCTGAGGAGCAGGACCTTTTCCGAGACATCCAGAGTCTTCCACGGAACGCTGCCTTGAGAAAGCTGAATGATCTGATTAAAAGGGCACGTCTTGCCAAG GTTCATGCTTATATCATCACCTCTCTAAAAAAAGAGATGCCCAGTATGTTTGGCAAAGACAACaagaagaaagaactgattGCCAACCTGGGTGCCATCTATGAGAAGGTCGAAAAAGaacacaacatttctccaggggACTTCCCAAACCTCAAGAAGATGCAG GACCTCCTGGCTTCTCAAGACTTTGCCAAGTTCCCCGCCTTGAAGCCCAAACTGCTGGAGGCTGTGGAGGACATGCTGGCCAACGACATTGCCAAGCTCATGGCACTTGTGCGCCAGGAGGAGGCAGCCATGCCTTGTCAGTCAGTGAAAGGCGGAGCCTTTGAGGGCACCATGAACGGGCCATTCGGCCATGGTTATGGTGAGGGTGCTGGTGAAGGCATTGATGAGCTGGAATGGGTTGTAGCTCGTGACAAGCCATCTTATGACGAAATCTTCTACACTCTTTCACCCATTAATGGCAAGGTGTCAGGTAATGCCGCCAAGAAGGAGATGCTGAAGTCCAAGCTGCCGAACACCGTACTCGGCAAGATCTGGAGCCTGGCTGATGTGGACAAAGATGGCTTCCTGGACGATGAGGAGTTTGCACTGGCCAACCATCTAATCAAAGTGAAGCTGGAAGGCTATGAGCTGCCGGCCAAGCTGCCTAATCACCTGGTGCCCCCATCTAAACGCAGGCAAGAGCAGGAGTGA